Proteins encoded by one window of Leopardus geoffroyi isolate Oge1 chromosome X, O.geoffroyi_Oge1_pat1.0, whole genome shotgun sequence:
- the LOC123595046 gene encoding histone H2A-Bbd type 2/3 translates to MPVRRSRRGSSSGQSRVRSRTARAELTFSVSHMERLLREGRYSQRLGASAPIFLAAVIQSLTAKVLEVAGIEARNRGRRLITPDVVDMVVHNHPLLRAFFQSTIISQAVPGWN, encoded by the coding sequence ATGCCTGTGAGGAGGAGCCGTCGAGGGTCGTCCAGTGGCCAGAGCCGGGTCCGCTCCCGCACTGCCCGAGCCGAGTTGACGTTCTCCGTGAGCCACATGGAGCGCCTCCTGCGGGAGGGCCGCTACTCGCAGCGCCTGGGCGCGTCCGCCCCGATCTTCCTAGCGGCCGTCATCCAGTCCCTGACGGCCAAGGTCCTGGAGGTGGCCGGCATCGAGGCCCGGAACAGAGGCAGGAGGCTCATCACCCCGGATGTCGTGGACATGGTGGTCCACAACCACCCGCTGCTCCGCGCCTTCTTCCAGTCCACCATCATCTCCCAGGCGGTCCCGGGCTGGAACTAG